In the Myxococcota bacterium genome, one interval contains:
- a CDS encoding 6-phosphofructokinase, which produces MSTFGIAVGGGPAPGINGVIGAAATRALRLGHRVLGIMDGFSHVMEGDTSHVRDLSLGDVARIHLEGGSILHTSRANPTKQQAHLDAVVKSLDTLGIDHLITIGGDDTASSSNRVAEAAQGRIKVVHVPKTIDNDLPLPDGVPTFGFETAREHGTTVVERIAMDMNTTNRWFFIVMMGRSAGHLALGAGKAAGAPITLIPEEFPNAPIAIDDVVRTLEGAIVKRLASGRPDGVAIIAEGVASAMDPADPLLAGVPRDEHGHIRLAEVPLARVLRTAVADSLAARGVKVTIGEKDVGYELRCGYPTAFDRDYTRDLGVGAVDTLLAGNSAVLITRQAGKIVPVPFQSIIDPATNKSRVRGVDIQSDSYQNALALQERVTADDLADPTTLAAIAAAGGLTPDEAKERYKPL; this is translated from the coding sequence ATGAGCACGTTCGGAATCGCAGTGGGTGGGGGCCCGGCACCCGGGATCAACGGCGTGATCGGCGCCGCGGCGACGCGCGCGCTGCGACTCGGCCATCGGGTGCTCGGCATCATGGACGGTTTCTCACACGTGATGGAAGGCGACACGAGCCACGTCCGCGATCTGTCGCTGGGCGACGTCGCGCGCATCCATCTCGAGGGTGGCTCGATCCTGCACACGTCACGCGCGAACCCGACGAAGCAGCAGGCGCACCTCGACGCGGTGGTGAAGTCGCTGGACACGCTGGGTATCGACCACCTGATCACGATCGGCGGCGACGACACCGCGTCTTCGTCGAACCGGGTGGCCGAGGCGGCCCAGGGGCGTATCAAGGTCGTCCATGTGCCGAAGACGATCGACAACGACCTGCCGCTACCCGACGGCGTACCGACCTTCGGCTTCGAGACGGCCCGCGAGCACGGCACGACGGTGGTCGAGCGCATCGCGATGGACATGAACACCACGAACCGCTGGTTCTTCATCGTGATGATGGGCCGCTCGGCGGGCCACCTGGCCCTCGGTGCGGGGAAGGCGGCGGGCGCGCCGATCACCCTGATCCCGGAAGAGTTTCCGAACGCTCCGATCGCGATCGACGACGTGGTGCGCACGCTCGAGGGCGCGATCGTGAAGCGGCTCGCCTCCGGGCGGCCGGACGGCGTCGCGATCATCGCGGAGGGCGTCGCGTCGGCGATGGACCCGGCCGACCCGCTGCTCGCAGGCGTGCCCCGCGACGAGCACGGCCACATTCGACTCGCCGAGGTTCCGCTGGCGCGCGTGCTGCGAACCGCCGTCGCCGACTCCCTCGCCGCGCGCGGCGTGAAGGTGACGATCGGCGAGAAGGACGTGGGCTACGAGCTGCGCTGCGGCTACCCGACGGCCTTCGATCGCGACTACACCCGCGATCTCGGGGTGGGCGCCGTGGACACGCTGCTCGCCGGCAACTCGGCCGTGCTCATTACCCGGCAGGCCGGGAAGATCGTGCCGGTGCCGTTCCAGAGCATCATCGATCCGGCCACCAACAAGTCGCGTGTGCGGGGCGTCGACATCCAGTCCGATTCCTACCAGAACGCCCTCGCGCTCCAGGAACGGGTCACCGCCGACGATCTGGCCGATCCCACCACCCTCGCCGCCATCGCCGCCGCCGGCGGGCTGACGCCGGACGAGGCGAAGGAACGCTACAAGCCGCTGTGA
- a CDS encoding MFS transporter — protein MSAPTPPARRNPIWIPPFLGRVPAEVNDAQLRILGAVAFAIYFENYDQAMLTQAIKQIAASFALAEAEIGNLLGWVRLGAVPAILLLPLADRFGRRRMFLLSVFGMSAATTLSAFAPDATVFVAFQMFSRLCMVIGAATAYVIVAEELHAEHRGWGIGILGALGAFGVGLSALIFAAIDVLPFGWRAMYLVGVVPLLVLPILRRNVPETARFGAEAEAAAQSAWWRPLYDLVRVFPGRAAAIAVIGGSSVGAIAAAYNYSAYFVQQDHGWAPGQYSAMLLVAGVIGVLGHPIAGRLADRFGRRPIGCLFFAAFPALAIGFYVVPSVWLPALWIPMSFSMMGGLTIARALATELFPTAFRGTSSGLLQLVDTLGSAAALFLVSALTERFGGAIPAVRAVVWVSLLAAVVVWMVPETSRRELEQISGDEPPKSG, from the coding sequence GTGAGCGCGCCGACGCCTCCCGCTCGTCGCAACCCGATCTGGATTCCGCCCTTCCTGGGTCGGGTGCCGGCAGAGGTGAACGACGCCCAGCTGCGGATTCTCGGCGCGGTCGCCTTCGCGATCTACTTCGAGAACTACGACCAGGCGATGCTCACCCAGGCGATCAAACAGATCGCCGCGAGCTTCGCGCTGGCCGAGGCCGAGATCGGCAACCTGTTGGGCTGGGTGCGGCTCGGCGCCGTACCGGCGATCCTGCTGTTGCCGCTCGCGGATCGCTTCGGGCGCCGCCGGATGTTCCTGCTCTCGGTGTTCGGCATGAGCGCCGCGACCACGCTCTCGGCCTTCGCACCGGACGCGACGGTCTTCGTGGCGTTCCAGATGTTCTCACGGCTCTGCATGGTGATCGGAGCGGCCACCGCCTACGTGATCGTGGCCGAGGAGCTGCACGCGGAGCACCGGGGCTGGGGCATCGGCATTCTCGGGGCGCTCGGCGCTTTCGGCGTGGGTCTGTCGGCGCTCATCTTTGCGGCGATCGACGTGCTGCCCTTCGGCTGGCGCGCGATGTACCTGGTCGGCGTCGTGCCGCTCCTGGTGTTGCCGATCCTGCGCCGCAACGTCCCGGAGACCGCGCGCTTCGGGGCCGAGGCCGAAGCCGCCGCCCAGAGCGCGTGGTGGCGGCCGCTCTACGACCTGGTGCGCGTCTTCCCGGGGCGCGCTGCGGCAATCGCGGTGATCGGCGGCAGCTCGGTGGGCGCCATCGCGGCGGCGTACAACTACTCGGCCTACTTCGTCCAACAGGATCACGGCTGGGCGCCCGGGCAGTACTCGGCGATGCTGCTCGTCGCCGGGGTCATCGGCGTGCTGGGTCACCCGATCGCCGGTCGCCTCGCCGATCGATTCGGCCGACGGCCCATCGGCTGCCTGTTCTTCGCGGCGTTCCCGGCGCTGGCCATCGGGTTCTACGTGGTTCCGTCGGTCTGGTTGCCCGCGCTCTGGATCCCGATGTCGTTCAGCATGATGGGCGGTCTGACGATCGCGCGGGCCCTGGCGACCGAGCTGTTTCCGACCGCCTTCCGCGGGACGTCGTCGGGGCTCCTGCAACTCGTCGACACGTTGGGATCGGCGGCCGCCCTGTTCCTGGTGTCCGCGCTCACCGAGCGCTTTGGCGGCGCCATTCCGGCGGTGCGCGCCGTGGTCTGGGTGTCGCTGCTGGCGGCCGTGGTCGTGTGGATGGTGCCCGAAACGAGTCGCCGCGAACTCGAACAGATCAGCGGCGACGAGCCGCCGAAGTCTGGTTGA
- a CDS encoding M28 family peptidase: MQEVTRPEGGEKSLERQIRAFHWIRMLAELPHRKAGSAGEREAGERVEAWLRDLGLEEIERPKAPSRPHPGWNLALHLGLAALGSWLGGWSGLALVAAATLSLWRETRTGRPGLSRWIPRRATHNVVARVGADRPRRRVVLTATLDAPTPGRLFERRFGSRLDPSVGAARSAVVPIALLAVTSAVAASAALGADGGAIAVARFLVGGLCAIGSLGGLEWARAASTPGAADNAAGIAAMLTATEQLAAQLPPDVELWCAAAGASQVGSAGAQALLAAHPEWLSDRTAFVHFEGLGAGELHWVQSEGGFEAVAYPPMLTELARRVSASDAYGVVKPGTLSTDTDGQVFARAGAQVLTLTTLLPAIDPARPRERDDLPEHVDTELVVRAADFGCCVVSAYLRGDAEPLAYV; encoded by the coding sequence GTGCAGGAAGTGACTCGACCCGAGGGGGGCGAGAAGAGTCTCGAGCGCCAGATCCGCGCCTTCCACTGGATTCGGATGCTGGCCGAGTTGCCCCACCGCAAGGCGGGTAGCGCCGGGGAGCGCGAGGCCGGCGAGCGCGTCGAAGCCTGGCTGCGAGACCTCGGCCTCGAAGAGATCGAGCGCCCCAAGGCGCCGTCACGGCCACATCCGGGTTGGAACCTGGCGCTGCACCTGGGGCTCGCGGCCCTCGGCAGCTGGCTCGGCGGATGGTCCGGGCTGGCGCTCGTCGCGGCGGCCACTCTCTCGCTGTGGCGGGAGACACGCACCGGGCGGCCGGGGCTGTCGCGTTGGATCCCGCGTCGCGCGACCCACAACGTGGTGGCGCGCGTCGGCGCCGACCGCCCGAGGCGGCGCGTGGTCTTGACCGCAACACTCGACGCGCCGACCCCGGGGCGTCTGTTCGAACGCCGTTTCGGAAGTCGACTCGACCCGAGCGTCGGCGCGGCCCGGTCGGCGGTCGTGCCGATCGCGCTGCTGGCCGTCACCAGCGCGGTGGCCGCATCCGCGGCGCTCGGGGCCGACGGCGGGGCGATTGCGGTCGCGCGGTTCCTGGTGGGTGGACTGTGCGCGATCGGCAGCCTCGGCGGTCTCGAGTGGGCGCGCGCCGCCAGCACACCCGGTGCAGCCGACAACGCCGCTGGCATCGCCGCCATGCTCACGGCGACCGAACAGCTCGCGGCCCAGCTGCCTCCCGATGTCGAGTTGTGGTGTGCGGCGGCGGGCGCGAGTCAGGTCGGGAGCGCGGGGGCCCAGGCGCTGCTCGCCGCTCACCCCGAGTGGCTGTCGGATCGCACGGCCTTCGTGCACTTCGAGGGGCTGGGCGCGGGGGAGCTGCACTGGGTGCAGAGCGAGGGCGGGTTCGAGGCGGTCGCCTATCCGCCGATGCTCACCGAGCTCGCACGCCGGGTCAGCGCGAGTGATGCGTACGGCGTCGTGAAGCCTGGAACGCTCTCCACCGACACCGACGGGCAGGTGTTCGCGCGGGCGGGAGCGCAGGTGCTGACGCTCACGACCCTCCTGCCCGCGATCGATCCGGCGAGGCCGCGCGAGCGCGACGACCTGCCGGAGCACGTCGACACCGAGCTGGTGGTGCGCGCGGCCGACTTCGGCTGCTGCGTCGTCTCGGCCTATCTGCGCGGCGATGCGGAGCCCCTCGCCTACGTCTGA
- a CDS encoding Nramp family divalent metal transporter yields the protein MLPAPEAAPLPEAPPLRRMLGPSIVLVGLSIGSGEFVLWPRLTAEWGFVLFWACWVGVTLQFFLNMEIERWTLATGESAVIGFVRLHRALAPVFFVCATVPWVWPGWATGAATLVSWEFGGSVPWMAAASLVLCGVVLSVGPVVYRTVETIQLVLVGIIAVAAVVLALAVVEGSHVAALADGAWRVGTVPDGVHWPMLLGALAFAGVGGTGNLTQSNYVKDKGYGMGAYIGRITSPLTGRDEATGVVGRVIGGSDEDFARWRVWWRRTNLEHFCSFYVLALGTLALFCLLAAALLEPGAPVGAEFDFLDAEASAIGERFGEAGRLGFLFLGVAVLFSTELALLDSVARVSSDVLAFWLERRVAASRLYFAAVWTLIAFGIFVLILGFDQPLTLIVLSAALNGIVMFVYSGLLLVLNTTSLRPPLRPSPLRIGALVLTFLFFGYFSVVTLVDRLGGS from the coding sequence GTGCTCCCGGCGCCGGAGGCAGCACCGCTGCCCGAAGCGCCGCCGCTGCGGCGCATGCTCGGGCCGAGCATCGTCCTGGTCGGACTCTCGATCGGCAGCGGCGAGTTCGTGCTCTGGCCCCGGCTCACCGCCGAGTGGGGGTTCGTGCTCTTCTGGGCGTGCTGGGTCGGCGTGACGCTCCAGTTCTTTCTCAACATGGAGATCGAGCGTTGGACCCTGGCCACCGGCGAGAGCGCGGTGATCGGGTTCGTGCGTCTGCACCGGGCGCTCGCGCCGGTCTTCTTCGTCTGCGCGACGGTTCCCTGGGTGTGGCCCGGCTGGGCCACCGGCGCGGCCACCCTCGTCTCGTGGGAGTTCGGGGGCAGCGTCCCCTGGATGGCGGCTGCCAGCCTGGTGCTGTGCGGGGTGGTCCTGTCCGTCGGTCCGGTCGTGTACCGCACCGTCGAGACGATCCAGCTGGTGCTGGTCGGGATCATCGCCGTGGCCGCCGTGGTGCTCGCGCTGGCCGTCGTCGAGGGGTCCCACGTGGCAGCGCTCGCCGACGGCGCCTGGCGGGTCGGGACCGTCCCCGACGGCGTGCACTGGCCGATGCTCCTCGGGGCGCTGGCCTTCGCCGGGGTCGGGGGCACGGGCAACCTCACCCAGTCCAACTACGTGAAGGACAAGGGCTACGGCATGGGCGCCTACATCGGGCGCATCACCAGCCCGCTCACCGGCCGCGACGAGGCGACCGGGGTGGTGGGCCGCGTCATCGGCGGCAGCGACGAGGATTTCGCGCGCTGGCGGGTGTGGTGGCGCCGTACGAACCTCGAGCACTTCTGCTCCTTCTACGTGCTCGCGCTGGGTACGCTCGCGCTCTTCTGTCTGCTCGCCGCGGCGCTCCTCGAGCCGGGCGCGCCGGTGGGCGCCGAGTTCGACTTCCTGGACGCCGAGGCGAGCGCGATCGGTGAGCGCTTCGGCGAGGCCGGCCGCCTCGGCTTCCTGTTCCTCGGTGTCGCCGTGCTCTTCTCGACCGAGCTGGCGCTGCTCGACTCGGTGGCCCGGGTGTCGTCGGACGTGCTGGCCTTCTGGCTCGAAAGACGGGTCGCGGCGTCGCGGCTCTACTTCGCAGCGGTCTGGACCCTGATCGCCTTCGGGATCTTCGTGCTCATCCTCGGCTTCGATCAGCCTCTCACGCTGATCGTGCTCTCGGCCGCGCTCAACGGCATCGTGATGTTCGTGTACTCGGGGCTGCTCTTGGTTCTCAACACCACGAGCCTACGCCCGCCGCTGCGTCCTTCGCCGCTGCGGATCGGGGCGCTCGTCCTGACCTTCCTCTTCTTCGGCTACTTCAGCGTCGTGACGCTGGTGGATCGCCTCGGCGGCTCATGA
- a CDS encoding TIGR00366 family protein encodes MIDLLRKTGAALSRFTERWVPDSWVICMLLTVVAFALAIGGAGVGVEASVLAWGDGVWVLLTLAMQFTLAMVAAHACVTSRPVFALLDRLAALPDPERPAQAVLLAGVFSLVTGYLNWALCLVSCALFVPFIARRNPNTDIRVLIAGAYLGLGTVWHGGLSGSAPLILATPGNPLLEPSRGAAVVDRLYPVTETLFAPFNLAFLVVIGLTGLVVAVLLHPREGAVTLSPAQVDAILPAPPEEPPAPTTPAERLESFRGWVWLAALLLAYPLGYAIWKHGFGTSWTINAYNAVFLVAALLLHGRPVSFLRACRQGVDAAWGIIIQFPFYAGIFGLMQNTELGTWIGDLFATFGSEGSYPFIVYVYSGLMNLFVPSAGSKWLIEAPYLIPAGVELDVSVVTVLLAYAYGDSTTNLIQPFFAIPILSVTRLRFGDVVGYTFLIALACFAVATLAMLWIPPRL; translated from the coding sequence ATGATCGACCTGCTGCGCAAAACCGGCGCCGCGCTCTCGCGGTTCACCGAGCGCTGGGTGCCCGATTCGTGGGTGATCTGCATGCTGCTCACGGTGGTCGCCTTCGCTCTGGCGATCGGCGGCGCCGGAGTGGGCGTCGAGGCGTCGGTGCTCGCCTGGGGCGACGGCGTCTGGGTCCTCCTGACCCTTGCCATGCAGTTCACGCTCGCGATGGTGGCGGCGCATGCCTGCGTCACGTCGCGTCCCGTGTTCGCGCTCCTCGATCGCCTGGCGGCGCTGCCCGATCCCGAGCGTCCGGCCCAGGCGGTGCTCCTCGCGGGCGTCTTCTCGCTCGTCACGGGCTACCTCAACTGGGCGCTCTGCCTGGTGTCGTGCGCGCTCTTCGTGCCCTTCATTGCGCGACGCAACCCGAACACCGACATCCGCGTGCTGATCGCCGGCGCGTACCTGGGGCTCGGAACCGTCTGGCATGGCGGGCTGTCGGGCTCGGCTCCGCTGATCCTGGCCACGCCGGGCAACCCGCTGCTCGAGCCGAGCCGCGGCGCCGCGGTGGTCGATCGCTTGTACCCCGTGACCGAGACGCTCTTCGCGCCGTTCAACCTCGCGTTCCTGGTGGTGATCGGTCTCACCGGGCTCGTCGTGGCGGTGCTGCTGCACCCGCGCGAAGGCGCCGTCACGCTCTCGCCGGCGCAGGTCGATGCGATCCTGCCGGCGCCGCCCGAAGAGCCGCCCGCCCCGACGACCCCCGCCGAACGCCTCGAGTCGTTCCGCGGCTGGGTGTGGCTCGCCGCGCTGCTGCTCGCGTACCCGCTCGGCTACGCCATCTGGAAGCACGGCTTCGGCACCTCGTGGACGATCAACGCGTACAACGCCGTGTTCCTGGTCGCCGCGCTGCTCCTCCACGGCCGGCCGGTCTCCTTCCTGCGGGCCTGCCGCCAGGGCGTCGACGCCGCCTGGGGCATCATCATCCAGTTCCCGTTCTACGCCGGGATCTTCGGTCTGATGCAGAACACCGAGCTCGGTACCTGGATCGGCGATCTCTTCGCGACCTTCGGCTCGGAAGGCAGCTACCCGTTCATCGTCTACGTCTACTCGGGTCTGATGAACCTCTTCGTGCCCTCGGCGGGTTCGAAGTGGTTGATCGAGGCGCCGTACCTCATCCCGGCCGGCGTCGAACTCGATGTGTCCGTCGTGACCGTGCTGCTCGCCTACGCCTACGGCGACTCCACGACGAACCTGATCCAGCCCTTCTTCGCGATCCCGATCCTCTCGGTGACGCGACTGCGCTTCGGCGACGTGGTCGGGTACACGTTCCTGATCGCGCTGGCCTGCTTCGCGGTCGCGACGCTGGCCATGCTCTGGATCCCGCCGCGGCTCTAG
- a CDS encoding amidohydrolase family protein: MTTFDPRALERIRAGLDHPIIDGDGHIIEFMPAVREQIVRLGGESAAEVIDGFLAAPKLARTLDLETRRALGMYRMSWWALPAENTLDRATSMLPSLLDERLPELGIDFALVYPTLGLMITAIEDADARRAVCRAFNHYYADAFASHRERLAPVAVIPMHTPEEAVEELEYAHGLGLRAAVLEGHVHRPLPGKNESRVARWIDSFGPDEPDAYDAVWQRCLDLGISPTFHSSGMGWPSRASLTSYVFNHLGNFAVAGETTCRSLFLAGVPHRFPTLPFAFLEGGAAWGANLYSDMLGHFEKRGAHALGGLDPSRIDRGEMKALFEKHAPEAFRRHLDRLGEGLAVLSDPEEDPATLDEFRHAAIEKPEDVRRVFADQFYFGCEADDPMNALAFDTKTNPLGARLQAIFSSDIGHWDVPDMRCVLLEAHEAVDDGNMSPEDFRRFTFSNAASLFTATNPDFFAGTAVESAVARELA, encoded by the coding sequence TCATCGAGTTCATGCCCGCCGTGCGCGAGCAGATCGTGCGCCTCGGAGGGGAGTCGGCAGCGGAGGTCATCGATGGCTTCCTCGCGGCGCCGAAGTTGGCGCGCACGCTCGACCTCGAGACGCGGCGCGCGCTCGGCATGTACCGCATGAGCTGGTGGGCCCTTCCCGCCGAGAACACCCTCGACCGCGCGACCAGCATGCTGCCGAGCCTGCTCGACGAGCGCCTGCCCGAGCTCGGCATCGACTTTGCGCTGGTGTATCCGACCCTCGGACTGATGATCACGGCGATCGAAGATGCGGATGCGCGTCGCGCGGTGTGTCGCGCGTTCAACCACTACTACGCCGACGCCTTCGCGTCCCATCGCGAGCGACTCGCTCCCGTCGCGGTCATTCCGATGCATACGCCCGAAGAGGCGGTGGAGGAGCTCGAGTACGCCCACGGCCTGGGCCTGCGGGCCGCCGTGCTCGAAGGCCACGTCCACCGGCCGCTGCCCGGGAAGAACGAATCGCGCGTGGCCCGCTGGATCGACAGTTTCGGCCCGGACGAACCCGACGCCTACGACGCGGTCTGGCAGCGCTGCCTCGACCTCGGGATCTCCCCTACCTTCCACTCCAGTGGCATGGGCTGGCCGAGCCGCGCGTCGCTCACGAGCTATGTCTTCAACCACCTGGGCAACTTCGCCGTGGCCGGCGAGACCACCTGTCGGTCCCTGTTCCTGGCGGGGGTGCCCCATCGCTTCCCCACCCTTCCCTTCGCCTTCCTCGAAGGGGGCGCGGCCTGGGGCGCGAACCTCTACTCGGACATGCTCGGCCACTTCGAGAAGCGCGGCGCCCACGCGCTCGGCGGACTCGACCCGTCGCGCATCGACCGCGGGGAGATGAAGGCGCTCTTCGAGAAGCACGCGCCCGAGGCCTTCCGCCGCCATCTCGACCGCCTGGGCGAGGGGCTCGCCGTCCTCTCCGACCCCGAGGAAGACCCGGCGACCCTCGACGAGTTCCGACACGCGGCCATCGAGAAGCCCGAAGACGTCCGCCGCGTCTTCGCCGACCAGTTCTACTTCGGCTGCGAGGCCGACGACCCGATGAACGCACTCGCCTTCGACACCAAGACGAACCCGCTCGGCGCGCGCCTGCAGGCGATCTTCAGCTCGGACATCGGACACTGGGACGTGCCCGACATGCGCTGCGTGCTGCTCGAAGCCCACGAGGCCGTCGACGACGGGAACATGAGCCCCGAGGACTTCCGCCGCTTCACCTTCTCGAACGCGGCGTCGCTCTTCACCGCCACGAACCCGGACTTCTTCGCCGGTACCGCCGTCGAGAGCGCGGTCGCGAGGGAACTCGCCTAG